A stretch of the Mycolicibacterium celeriflavum genome encodes the following:
- a CDS encoding acyl-CoA thioesterase II: MSGSADFDELLAILHLRQSDDDIYIGSHPSKNPVRTFGGQMIAQAFVAASRSLNHSTPPSALSAHFIAGGDPEKDLEFRVVRLRDERRFANRRVDVMQDGQLLTTAMVSFLSGGRSLEHGIAPPDLPDPQSVPPVDDLLIGYEDVVPHFVNALRPIDWRYTNDPSWVMRRKGQKLPHNRVWMKALGQMPDDPVLHAAALIYSSDTTVLDSIITTHGLSWGFDRIFAVTTNHSVWFHRPVRFDEWVLYSTSSPVAADSRGLGTGHYFDRAGQPIATVVQEGIVKYFPGR, translated from the coding sequence TTGTCAGGCTCCGCGGATTTCGACGAGCTGCTCGCGATACTTCACCTCCGCCAATCCGACGACGACATCTACATCGGCTCGCATCCCAGCAAGAACCCGGTGCGCACCTTCGGCGGTCAGATGATTGCCCAGGCGTTCGTGGCGGCCAGCCGCAGCCTGAACCACTCGACGCCGCCGAGCGCACTGTCGGCTCACTTCATCGCCGGTGGCGACCCGGAGAAGGATCTAGAGTTCCGCGTCGTGCGGCTCCGTGACGAGCGTCGGTTCGCCAACCGTCGGGTCGATGTGATGCAGGACGGTCAGCTGCTGACCACCGCCATGGTGTCGTTCCTGTCCGGCGGCCGCAGCCTGGAGCACGGCATCGCACCGCCAGACCTGCCTGACCCGCAATCGGTTCCGCCGGTGGACGATCTGCTGATCGGATACGAAGACGTCGTCCCACATTTCGTCAACGCGTTGCGGCCGATCGACTGGCGCTATACCAACGATCCGAGTTGGGTGATGCGTCGCAAAGGCCAGAAGTTGCCGCACAACCGCGTATGGATGAAGGCGCTCGGGCAGATGCCGGACGACCCGGTGTTGCACGCCGCCGCGCTGATCTACTCGTCGGACACCACGGTGCTCGACTCGATCATCACCACGCACGGCCTGTCGTGGGGTTTCGACCGGATCTTCGCGGTCACCACCAATCACTCGGTGTGGTTTCACCGGCCGGTGCGCTTCGACGAGTGGGTGCTGTACTCGACATCTTCACCGGTGGCCGCCGACTCCCGTGGGCTGGGCACCGGCCACTACTTCGACCGCGCCGGCCAGCCGATCGCCACCGTGGTGCAGGAGGGCATCGTCAAGTACTTCCCGGGGCGCTAG
- a CDS encoding DUF4190 domain-containing protein — MSEPDKPETPPHNPEQTPQQNSPQAPPPNSPQAPPPPQQYGAYPGSYPPPPQGYPGYPPPPTAPKNGLGIASLVIAIVALVSVFGGIVLGVVAVILGFLGWGRAKRGEATNGGVAVAGIVLGFLSIIEAIVVIWLAVWGFNQVGGTDYIDCVSRAGNDQEAIQQCSEEFQQRVEDEFSMTLTPTP, encoded by the coding sequence ATGAGCGAACCGGACAAGCCCGAGACGCCACCACACAACCCTGAGCAGACGCCTCAACAGAATTCTCCGCAGGCGCCTCCTCCGAATTCCCCGCAGGCGCCCCCTCCGCCGCAGCAGTACGGGGCATATCCCGGCAGTTATCCCCCGCCGCCGCAGGGCTATCCCGGTTATCCGCCTCCGCCGACCGCGCCGAAGAACGGCCTCGGCATCGCGTCGTTGGTGATCGCGATCGTCGCGCTGGTCTCCGTCTTCGGTGGCATCGTGCTCGGCGTCGTCGCGGTGATTCTGGGTTTCCTCGGCTGGGGCAGGGCCAAGCGCGGCGAAGCCACCAACGGTGGCGTCGCGGTGGCCGGCATCGTCCTCGGCTTCTTGAGCATCATCGAAGCCATCGTGGTGATCTGGTTGGCCGTCTGGGGATTCAACCAGGTGGGCGGAACCGATTACATCGACTGCGTTTCGCGCGCCGGCAATGATCAGGAAGCCATACAGCAGTGCTCCGAGGAGTTCCAGCAACGTGTCGAGGACGAATTCTCGATGACGTTGACGCCGACGCCCTAG
- the cydB gene encoding cytochrome d ubiquinol oxidase subunit II, producing MALQDWWFVVMAGLFLGFFVLEGFDFGVGMLMGLFGRAASDDPERHRRAALNTIGPVWDGNEVWLITAGGAMFAAFPDWYATMFSGLYLPLLAILVSMILRVVAIEWRGKIDDADWRRWADVGIAVGSWVPAVLWGVAFAALVRGLPVDADKRMHAGILDLLNGYTLLGGLATAGLFLWHGAVFVALKTDGAVKDDALRFAHRLALPVTAVLAAFGLWTQLAHGKSWTWIVLLVAGSAQLVAVDRVWRRSGEGWAFACTTVVVAALVVLFFGTMYPNLVPSTIDPAFSLTVDNASSSPYTLTIMSWAALVFAPLVLLYQGWTYWVFRQRISAEEIPASAGLTRRLP from the coding sequence ATGGCGCTGCAGGACTGGTGGTTCGTCGTGATGGCGGGCCTGTTCCTCGGCTTCTTCGTTCTCGAGGGGTTCGACTTCGGCGTCGGCATGCTGATGGGACTGTTCGGCCGCGCGGCCTCCGATGATCCCGAGCGGCACCGCAGGGCCGCGCTGAACACCATCGGCCCGGTCTGGGACGGCAACGAGGTCTGGCTGATCACCGCCGGCGGCGCGATGTTCGCCGCGTTCCCCGACTGGTACGCGACGATGTTCTCGGGGCTCTACCTGCCGCTGCTCGCGATCCTGGTCTCGATGATTCTGCGGGTGGTGGCCATCGAATGGCGCGGCAAGATCGACGACGCGGACTGGCGCAGGTGGGCCGACGTCGGGATCGCGGTCGGGTCGTGGGTGCCCGCCGTACTGTGGGGCGTCGCGTTCGCGGCACTTGTGCGCGGGCTTCCGGTGGACGCCGACAAGCGGATGCACGCCGGGATCCTCGATCTGCTCAACGGCTATACCCTGCTCGGCGGACTTGCCACGGCCGGTCTGTTCCTGTGGCACGGCGCCGTGTTCGTGGCGCTGAAAACCGATGGTGCGGTGAAGGATGACGCGCTGCGGTTCGCGCACCGGCTGGCGCTGCCCGTGACCGCGGTGCTGGCGGCGTTCGGGTTGTGGACTCAACTGGCGCACGGAAAGAGCTGGACCTGGATCGTGTTGCTGGTCGCCGGATCCGCCCAACTGGTCGCGGTCGACCGGGTGTGGCGCCGCAGTGGAGAAGGGTGGGCCTTCGCGTGCACGACGGTCGTCGTCGCGGCGCTGGTGGTGTTGTTCTTCGGCACGATGTACCCGAACCTGGTGCCGTCGACGATCGATCCCGCCTTCAGCCTGACAGTCGACAACGCGTCCTCGAGCCCGTACACGTTGACGATCATGAGTTGGGCGGCACTGGTGTTCGCGCCGCTGGTGCTGCTGTATCAGGGGTGGACGTATTGGGTGTTCCGGCAGCGCATCTCCGCCGAGGAGATTCCGGCTTCCGCGGGATTGACCCGACGGCTGCCGTGA
- a CDS encoding DUF2752 domain-containing protein — translation MAPSADTSRKRLYGALGTGALLTGALAYIGIADPHRPSFGYPSCPFNALTGLYCPGCGGLRMTHDLLHGDLAAAAVDNIFLLVGLPLLLGWLLVRWRQDKPLMNTPAIVVIIVSVVTWTVVRNVPGFPLVPTVLDG, via the coding sequence ATGGCACCTAGCGCCGATACGAGCCGCAAACGGCTATACGGTGCGCTCGGAACGGGCGCCCTGCTGACTGGCGCGCTGGCTTACATCGGCATCGCCGATCCGCACCGCCCGAGCTTCGGCTACCCGTCATGTCCCTTCAACGCGCTAACCGGGCTCTACTGCCCGGGCTGCGGTGGCTTGCGGATGACGCACGACCTGTTGCACGGCGACCTCGCCGCCGCGGCCGTCGACAACATCTTCCTGCTCGTGGGTCTTCCGTTGTTGCTGGGCTGGCTTCTGGTCCGGTGGCGCCAAGACAAACCGTTGATGAACACGCCGGCCATCGTCGTGATCATCGTCTCGGTCGTGACCTGGACAGTGGTTCGTAACGTGCCTGGATTCCCGCTGGTTCCGACCGTTCTCGACGGGTGA
- the pyk gene encoding pyruvate kinase: protein MNRRGKIVCTLGPATANEDAVRALVEAGMDVARLNFSHGDYSDHEANYKRVRAASDATGRAVGILADLQGPKIRLGRFKDGPTFWATGETVRITVDDIEGTPDRVSTTYKRLVEDATAGDRVLVDDGNVGLVVENIDGNDVICTVTEGGPVSNNKGMSLPGMNVSAPALSEKDVDDLEFALRLGVDFVALSFVRSPADIELVHEVMDRVGRRVPVIAKLEKPEAIDNLEAVVLAFDAIMVARGDLGVELPLEEVPLVQKRAIQMARENAKPVIVATQMLESMIENSRPTRAEASDVANAVLDGADAVMLSGETSVGKYPLETVRTMARIIHAVEENSVAAPPLTHVPRTKRGVISYAARDIGERLDAKALVAYTQSGDTVRRLARLHTPLPLLAFTSLPEVRSQLALSWGTETFIVPHIQTTDGMIRQVDKSLLELGRYKRGDLVVVIAGIPPGTVGSTNLIHVHRIGEDDV from the coding sequence GTGAATAGACGCGGGAAGATCGTCTGCACCCTCGGTCCGGCCACAGCGAACGAGGATGCTGTTCGCGCGCTCGTCGAGGCCGGAATGGACGTCGCCCGCCTCAACTTCAGCCACGGCGACTACTCCGATCACGAAGCCAACTACAAGCGGGTCCGGGCGGCATCCGACGCCACCGGGCGCGCCGTCGGAATCCTCGCCGATCTGCAGGGTCCCAAGATCCGGCTGGGCCGGTTCAAGGACGGACCGACGTTCTGGGCCACCGGGGAGACGGTGCGCATCACCGTCGACGACATCGAGGGCACCCCCGACCGCGTGTCGACCACCTACAAGCGCCTGGTGGAAGACGCCACGGCCGGCGACCGGGTTCTCGTCGACGACGGCAACGTCGGCCTGGTCGTCGAGAACATCGACGGCAACGACGTCATCTGCACGGTCACCGAGGGCGGTCCGGTCAGCAACAACAAGGGCATGTCGCTGCCAGGCATGAACGTGTCTGCGCCAGCGCTTTCGGAAAAGGACGTCGACGATCTCGAATTCGCTCTACGCCTCGGCGTGGACTTCGTAGCGCTGTCATTCGTCCGCTCACCGGCCGACATCGAACTCGTGCACGAGGTGATGGACCGCGTCGGTCGGCGAGTGCCCGTCATCGCCAAGCTCGAAAAGCCCGAAGCCATCGACAACCTGGAGGCTGTCGTGCTGGCGTTCGACGCCATCATGGTCGCCCGCGGTGACCTCGGCGTCGAGCTGCCGCTCGAAGAGGTCCCGCTCGTACAGAAGCGCGCGATCCAAATGGCAAGGGAGAACGCGAAACCCGTCATCGTCGCGACGCAGATGCTGGAATCGATGATCGAGAACTCGCGTCCCACCCGCGCCGAGGCGTCCGACGTCGCCAACGCGGTTCTCGACGGCGCCGACGCTGTGATGCTCTCCGGTGAGACATCCGTCGGCAAGTATCCACTCGAAACCGTCAGAACCATGGCGCGCATCATCCACGCCGTCGAGGAGAACTCGGTGGCCGCACCGCCGCTGACTCACGTACCCCGGACGAAGCGCGGCGTCATCTCCTATGCCGCCCGCGATATCGGCGAGCGCCTCGACGCCAAGGCGCTGGTCGCCTACACCCAGTCGGGTGACACAGTGCGCAGGCTGGCACGGCTGCACACGCCGCTGCCGCTGCTGGCGTTCACATCGTTGCCGGAGGTCCGCAGTCAGCTGGCACTGAGTTGGGGCACCGAGACTTTCATCGTCCCGCACATCCAGACCACCGATGGAATGATCCGGCAGGTCGACAAGTCGCTGCTGGAGCTCGGCCGTTACAAGCGTGGCGACCTGGTGGTCGTCATCGCGGGCATCCCACCCGGCACAGTAGGCTCCACGAATCTGATCCACGTGCACCGGATCGGGGAGGATGACGTCTAG
- the cydD gene encoding thiol reductant ABC exporter subunit CydD, whose protein sequence is MRRYLVASVMCGTTITAATIGAAVVLADIVAGVITEPATRDVRHWVALLAVLLGLWGIRTFAHWLQGRLASTGATRVIADLAGQVLRAVTALPPRRLAVERDTAAALVTRGLDGLRPFLTAYLPAVFLAGILTPAAVLVIAAVDWRSALIVLVALPLVPVFMVLIGLLTKDRSEAALAAMTTLQSRLLDLVAGMPTLRALGRLDGSVARITELAAAHRRSTMSTLRIAFLSALVLELLATLGVALVAVGIGLRLVFGEMTLTAGLTALLLAPEVFWPLRRVGVEFHAAQDGKTAADAAFRLLDALPQRSAGTKTVRAAGATIHLEALDADVEPGRVTVLTGPNGAGKSTLLHTILGLHPGQVSVGGIDVGDLDQRAWWDQIAWLPHRPVLVPGSVRANLEIFGPLPDLEGTCRAAGFDEVLATLPEGLDTVLGRDGSGLSLGQRQRLGLARALGSTAPVLLLDEPTSHLDAAMEARVLEAIVARARAGATVLVVGHRDPVRAIGDQVLTLGELVDA, encoded by the coding sequence ATGCGGCGCTACCTCGTCGCCTCGGTGATGTGCGGCACGACCATCACAGCCGCGACGATCGGCGCGGCGGTGGTGCTGGCCGACATCGTGGCCGGCGTGATCACCGAACCCGCGACTCGCGACGTCCGGCACTGGGTCGCCCTGCTCGCAGTTCTGCTCGGGCTGTGGGGAATCCGCACCTTCGCGCACTGGCTTCAGGGCAGGCTGGCCTCGACGGGGGCGACGCGTGTCATCGCCGATCTGGCGGGTCAGGTGTTGCGCGCGGTAACCGCGCTGCCGCCGCGGCGACTCGCCGTCGAACGCGACACCGCCGCCGCACTGGTCACCCGGGGCCTGGACGGTCTGCGGCCGTTCCTCACCGCATATCTGCCCGCGGTGTTCCTGGCGGGGATCCTCACCCCCGCAGCGGTGCTGGTGATCGCGGCCGTCGACTGGCGCTCTGCGCTCATCGTGCTGGTCGCGCTGCCGCTCGTCCCGGTGTTCATGGTGCTGATCGGGTTGCTGACCAAGGACCGCTCCGAGGCGGCGCTCGCAGCGATGACCACATTGCAATCACGGTTGCTCGACCTGGTGGCCGGCATGCCCACGCTACGGGCGTTGGGACGCCTCGACGGTTCGGTCGCTCGCATCACCGAACTCGCTGCGGCACATCGTCGTTCGACGATGTCCACGCTGCGGATCGCGTTCCTGTCCGCGCTGGTCCTCGAACTTCTGGCCACGTTGGGCGTCGCACTGGTCGCCGTCGGTATCGGACTGCGACTGGTATTCGGCGAGATGACACTGACCGCCGGGCTCACCGCGCTGCTGCTCGCGCCGGAAGTGTTCTGGCCGCTGCGCCGGGTGGGGGTCGAGTTCCATGCCGCTCAGGACGGTAAAACGGCCGCCGACGCCGCATTTCGACTCCTCGATGCACTGCCGCAGCGGTCGGCGGGAACCAAGACCGTCCGGGCGGCCGGTGCCACCATCCACCTCGAGGCGCTCGACGCGGATGTGGAACCGGGGCGGGTGACGGTGCTGACGGGCCCCAACGGCGCCGGTAAGTCGACACTGCTGCACACGATCCTCGGGCTGCATCCGGGACAGGTTTCGGTCGGCGGGATCGATGTCGGCGACCTCGACCAGCGGGCGTGGTGGGACCAGATCGCCTGGCTGCCACATCGTCCGGTGCTGGTGCCTGGCAGTGTACGCGCCAACCTCGAGATCTTCGGCCCGCTGCCGGACCTTGAAGGCACCTGTCGCGCAGCTGGTTTCGACGAGGTGCTTGCCACGCTTCCCGAGGGGCTGGACACTGTGCTCGGTCGCGACGGCTCGGGGCTGTCACTCGGCCAACGCCAACGGTTGGGGCTGGCCCGGGCACTTGGCTCGACCGCGCCGGTACTGCTGCTCGACGAACCGACCTCACACCTCGATGCGGCGATGGAGGCGCGGGTGCTCGAAGCGATCGTCGCGCGGGCGCGGGCCGGCGCCACCGTGCTGGTCGTCGGCCACCGAGATCCAGTGCGCGCGATCGGCGATCAGGTGCTGACGCTGGGAGAGCTGGTCGATGCGTGA
- the macS gene encoding MacS family sensor histidine kinase: MKSGPDPAAPLWRAAQVFRLLSCVYALGFQVSVNGDLDRPGVAWFLFASLLAWSAACAVAYLQGFGRRPAWVLAEIAVVVGLILSTEVVASPQWALDNQSWPTTLWATNATISAAIVAGPIAGMLTGVVVMIASTVVKGFINYDLGRNATIVIELAVGLAVGMAAQTARRAHAELEQAARLAAAHQERERLSREVHDGAIQVLALVSRRGREIGGATAELAELAGEQERALRRLISSGEGEPRLGATTDVGALLRQRASDRVSVSLPADPVLLEAGVATELYAAAANALDNVAAHAGPDAHAYVLLEDLGDTVTVSIRDDGTGIADGRLDEAVREGRIGVAKSIVGRMNWLGGSAKLSTGPESGTEWELTVPRR, encoded by the coding sequence GTGAAAAGCGGCCCGGACCCGGCTGCGCCGCTGTGGCGTGCGGCGCAGGTTTTCCGGCTGTTGAGTTGCGTGTATGCGCTCGGGTTTCAAGTGTCGGTCAACGGCGATCTGGATCGGCCGGGCGTGGCGTGGTTTCTGTTCGCCTCGTTACTCGCCTGGAGCGCCGCGTGCGCGGTGGCCTATCTGCAGGGGTTCGGACGACGTCCGGCGTGGGTGCTGGCCGAAATCGCCGTCGTGGTCGGGTTGATCCTGTCGACCGAGGTGGTCGCGTCGCCGCAGTGGGCTTTGGACAACCAGTCCTGGCCGACAACGCTGTGGGCGACCAATGCCACCATCTCGGCGGCGATCGTCGCCGGCCCCATCGCCGGGATGCTGACCGGGGTGGTGGTGATGATCGCCAGCACGGTGGTCAAGGGCTTCATCAACTACGACCTCGGCCGCAACGCGACGATCGTCATCGAGCTCGCCGTCGGCCTCGCGGTCGGCATGGCCGCGCAGACCGCGCGCCGGGCACACGCCGAACTGGAGCAGGCGGCGCGGCTGGCGGCGGCGCATCAGGAGCGGGAGCGGTTGTCGCGCGAGGTGCACGACGGCGCGATCCAGGTGCTCGCACTGGTGTCCCGTCGCGGCCGCGAAATTGGCGGTGCGACAGCTGAACTCGCAGAGCTAGCGGGAGAGCAGGAGCGCGCGCTGCGCAGGCTGATCAGCTCCGGGGAGGGCGAACCACGCCTCGGTGCGACGACCGACGTCGGTGCGCTACTGCGCCAACGCGCGTCGGACCGTGTCTCGGTGAGCCTGCCCGCCGACCCGGTGCTGCTCGAAGCCGGCGTCGCCACCGAGTTGTACGCGGCGGCCGCCAACGCGCTCGACAACGTGGCGGCCCACGCCGGGCCCGATGCCCACGCCTACGTGCTGCTCGAGGACCTCGGCGATACGGTCACCGTGAGCATCCGTGACGACGGCACCGGAATCGCCGACGGCCGGCTCGACGAGGCGGTGCGCGAGGGACGGATAGGGGTAGCGAAATCGATTGTGGGAAGGATGAACTGGCTCGGTGGCAGCGCCAAGCTGAGCACCGGGCCGGAAAGCGGGACGGAATGGGAACTGACGGTACCCCGACGGTGA
- a CDS encoding HdeD family acid-resistance protein, whose product MENTAPPSLLRHLWKTTLLSGILAVALGVLVWLWPGKTIVIAAIFFGAYLLIAGIAQVIFAFSLHVSAGGRVLLFISGAAALILAVLCFRSLQESILLLAIWIGVGFIFRGVATAVSAISDPTLPGRVWEIIVGVISLIAGVVMLAAPFESLAILTVVAGISLIVIGVFEIVSAFGIRKASKNLDAPGGSAASPAAEAPVS is encoded by the coding sequence ATGGAAAACACCGCACCGCCCAGCTTGCTGCGGCATCTCTGGAAGACCACCCTGCTCTCCGGCATTCTCGCCGTCGCTCTCGGCGTGCTCGTCTGGCTGTGGCCGGGTAAGACCATCGTCATTGCAGCGATCTTCTTCGGGGCATACCTGCTGATCGCCGGCATCGCTCAGGTGATTTTCGCGTTCAGCCTGCATGTCTCGGCGGGCGGCCGGGTGCTGCTGTTCATCTCCGGCGCCGCGGCCCTGATCCTTGCCGTGCTGTGCTTCCGCAGTTTGCAGGAATCGATTCTGCTGTTGGCGATCTGGATCGGCGTCGGGTTCATCTTCCGTGGTGTGGCGACGGCGGTATCGGCGATCAGCGACCCGACTCTGCCGGGGCGGGTGTGGGAGATCATCGTCGGCGTGATCAGCCTCATCGCGGGCGTCGTGATGCTGGCGGCGCCGTTCGAGTCGCTTGCGATCCTCACCGTGGTGGCCGGCATCTCGCTGATCGTCATCGGCGTCTTCGAGATCGTCTCCGCATTCGGAATCCGCAAGGCCTCGAAGAACCTCGACGCCCCGGGTGGTTCTGCGGCCTCACCTGCGGCGGAAGCACCGGTGAGCTAA
- a CDS encoding cytochrome ubiquinol oxidase subunit I, with translation MDALDVSRWQFGITTVYHFIFVPLTIGLAPLIAGMQTAWLITGDTAWYRLTRFFGKLFLINFALGVATGIVQEFQFGMNWSEYSRFVGDVFGAPLAMEGLAAFFFESTFLGLWIFGWTRLPRLVHLACIWVVAIAVNLSAFFIIAANSWMQHPVGARFNPESGRAELTSIVALFTNNTAIAAFAHAVFGAFLTAGTFVAGVCVWWMLRARRESQPEAHTMFRPAAIMGCLIVLASTVGLVLTGDVQGKLMFEQQPMKMASAESLCHSATDPDFSVLTVGTHNNCDSVVHLIEVPYVLPFLAQGEFDGVHLEGVKDLQEQYVEKFGPGDYRPNLFVTYWSFRAMIGLLAVPVLFALTVLWLTRGGRIPQARWISRFALLTLPAPFLANSAGWVFTEIGRQPWVVVPNPTGDPMIRLTVADGVSGHPVGLVVLSLAAFTLVYAVLAVIWFWLIRRYTVEGPQEHDTEPAAPLPPGDDEVAPLSFAY, from the coding sequence ATGGACGCGCTCGATGTGTCGCGGTGGCAGTTCGGCATCACCACCGTCTACCACTTCATCTTCGTGCCGCTGACCATCGGACTGGCGCCGCTGATCGCGGGCATGCAGACGGCGTGGCTGATCACCGGAGACACCGCCTGGTACCGCCTGACCCGCTTCTTCGGCAAGCTTTTCCTGATCAACTTCGCCCTCGGCGTAGCCACCGGCATCGTTCAGGAATTCCAGTTCGGCATGAACTGGAGCGAGTACTCGCGGTTCGTCGGCGACGTTTTCGGCGCGCCGTTGGCGATGGAAGGGTTGGCCGCTTTCTTCTTCGAGTCGACGTTCCTCGGGTTGTGGATCTTCGGGTGGACCCGACTCCCTCGACTCGTCCATCTCGCCTGCATCTGGGTGGTCGCGATCGCAGTCAACCTGTCGGCCTTCTTCATCATCGCCGCGAACTCGTGGATGCAGCATCCCGTCGGCGCCCGCTTCAACCCGGAATCCGGTCGCGCGGAACTGACCAGCATCGTCGCGCTGTTCACCAACAACACGGCGATCGCCGCGTTCGCGCACGCGGTGTTCGGGGCGTTCCTGACCGCAGGCACGTTCGTCGCCGGCGTGTGTGTTTGGTGGATGCTGCGCGCACGACGGGAGAGCCAGCCCGAGGCGCACACGATGTTCCGGCCCGCGGCGATCATGGGCTGCCTGATCGTGCTGGCGTCGACGGTCGGCCTCGTTCTCACCGGCGATGTTCAAGGCAAGTTGATGTTCGAACAGCAGCCGATGAAGATGGCCTCCGCGGAATCGTTGTGCCACAGCGCAACCGATCCCGACTTTTCCGTGCTCACCGTCGGCACCCACAACAACTGCGACAGCGTCGTTCATCTCATCGAGGTGCCTTACGTGTTGCCGTTCCTGGCGCAAGGTGAGTTCGACGGCGTCCACCTCGAGGGCGTCAAGGACCTTCAAGAGCAGTACGTGGAGAAGTTCGGCCCCGGCGACTACCGGCCCAACCTGTTCGTGACGTACTGGTCGTTCCGCGCGATGATCGGCTTGCTCGCCGTCCCGGTGCTGTTCGCGCTGACGGTGCTCTGGCTGACGCGCGGCGGCCGAATCCCACAGGCGCGCTGGATTTCCCGATTCGCGTTGCTGACGCTGCCCGCTCCCTTCTTGGCCAACAGCGCCGGTTGGGTCTTCACCGAGATAGGCCGTCAACCCTGGGTGGTGGTACCCAATCCGACCGGGGACCCGATGATCCGGCTCACCGTCGCCGACGGGGTGTCCGGGCATCCGGTCGGCCTGGTCGTGTTGTCGTTGGCGGCCTTCACCCTGGTGTACGCGGTTCTGGCCGTCATCTGGTTCTGGCTGATCCGCCGCTACACCGTCGAAGGACCGCAGGAGCACGACACCGAACCCGCTGCGCCGCTGCCCCCCGGTGACGACGAGGTGGCGCCGCTGTCGTTTGCGTATTGA
- a CDS encoding ATP-binding cassette domain-containing protein: protein MRELLRPRLGRLVLAVLLGVLSLGSALALAAISAWLITRAWQMPPVLDLTVAVVAVRALGISRGVLGYCQRLAAHDTALRSAADTRETLYRRLADAPADTVARMPSGELVARIGASVDDLADVVVRAVLPIAVAAVLGLAAVVGIGLVSTAAAAVLAFCLVVAGVVAPSLAARAAADTEAVAAHHHSGRDVAVMLALEYAPELRVSGRLDAVLADSDRRQRDWGRATDGAAAPAAVAAAASTAAIGVSVLGAVIAAIAIADSVAPTTLAILMLLPLSAFEATTALPAAAVQLTRSRIAARRLAELTATSDSARVRPPAPHVTLAAGERLAVIGPSGSGKTTLLLSMAENDSTAVFFAEDAHLFATTVRDNMLVARGDATDDEIRIVLRRVGLGEWLDALPDGLATVLVGGAAAVSAGQRRRLLLARALLTTAATVLLDEPTEHLDATDADQILTELFTPGALFPADRTVVVATHHLPDHLDCPTLILADRGVTSSA from the coding sequence ATGCGTGAGCTGCTGCGGCCCCGGTTGGGGCGACTGGTGCTCGCCGTGCTGCTCGGTGTGCTGTCGTTGGGCAGTGCGCTGGCGCTGGCCGCGATTTCGGCGTGGCTGATCACGAGGGCGTGGCAGATGCCACCGGTTCTGGACCTCACCGTCGCGGTGGTGGCCGTCCGCGCGCTCGGCATTTCCCGCGGGGTGCTGGGGTACTGCCAGCGGCTGGCGGCCCACGACACCGCGCTGCGCTCGGCGGCGGATACGCGCGAAACACTGTACCGGCGGCTGGCCGACGCACCCGCGGACACGGTGGCACGGATGCCGAGCGGCGAGCTGGTCGCCCGGATCGGCGCTTCGGTCGACGACCTCGCCGACGTGGTGGTCCGTGCGGTGCTCCCGATCGCCGTGGCAGCGGTGCTCGGGCTGGCGGCCGTCGTGGGCATCGGCCTCGTCTCGACCGCCGCGGCGGCCGTCCTGGCGTTCTGCCTGGTGGTCGCGGGTGTCGTCGCACCGTCGTTGGCAGCCCGGGCCGCCGCGGACACCGAAGCGGTCGCCGCCCACCATCATTCGGGTCGTGATGTGGCGGTGATGCTCGCGCTCGAGTATGCGCCGGAGCTTCGCGTCAGCGGCCGCCTCGACGCTGTCCTCGCCGATTCCGATCGCCGACAACGCGACTGGGGCCGGGCCACGGATGGCGCGGCCGCGCCCGCCGCAGTGGCCGCCGCGGCGTCGACGGCGGCGATCGGCGTCAGCGTGCTCGGCGCCGTGATCGCAGCGATCGCGATCGCCGACTCCGTTGCACCGACGACTCTGGCGATCCTGATGCTGTTGCCGCTGTCGGCGTTCGAGGCGACCACCGCTCTGCCCGCGGCTGCCGTGCAGCTCACCAGGTCGCGCATCGCGGCTCGCCGCCTCGCCGAACTGACAGCGACGAGCGATTCGGCGCGGGTTAGGCCGCCGGCTCCACATGTCACGTTGGCAGCCGGTGAACGACTCGCGGTCATCGGGCCCAGCGGGTCGGGCAAGACGACGCTGCTGCTGTCGATGGCCGAAAATGACTCAACCGCAGTCTTCTTCGCCGAGGACGCGCACCTGTTCGCCACCACCGTGCGCGACAACATGTTGGTGGCGCGGGGCGACGCGACCGACGACGAGATCCGAATTGTGCTGCGGCGCGTCGGACTTGGCGAGTGGCTCGACGCGTTGCCGGACGGGTTGGCCACAGTCCTCGTCGGCGGGGCGGCCGCCGTGTCCGCGGGACAGCGCAGACGACTACTGCTGGCGCGTGCCCTTCTCACCACGGCCGCCACGGTGTTGCTCGACGAACCGACCGAACACCTCGACGCCACCGACGCCGACCAGATTCTGACCGAACTGTTCACGCCCGGCGCCCTTTTCCCTGCCGACCGTACGGTGGTCGTCGCCACCCACCATCTGCCCGACCACCTTGACTGTCCTACCCTCATTCTCGCTGACCGCGGAGTAACCTCATCGGCATGA